The following are encoded together in the Janthinobacterium sp. Marseille genome:
- the ispC gene encoding 1-deoxy-D-xylulose-5-phosphate reductoisomerase, giving the protein MQQITILGSTGSVGVSTLDVIARHPDRYSVYALTAQSKVEELAQQCARFKPQVAVVGSAEAAKKLQVLLDAQGLHTQVGYGEAALCAVASAPECDSVMAAIVGAAGLAPTLAAARSGKRVLLANKEALVMSGPLLMEAVAASGAILMPIDSEHNAIFQCMPATCQRTPLAHGVEKILLTASGGPFLKRDVNTLDQVSWQEAVAHPKWVMGRKISVDSATMMNKGLEVIEAHWLFDLPAERIEVVIHPQSVVHSMVSYVDGSVLAQLGNPDMRTPIAHALAYPERISSGVPPIDLIQIAQLSFERPDFLRFPCLKLAYDALQAGGSAPAIMNAANEIAVQAFLDSRIGFRAIDQLIARVMDVMPSVAITDIESVFAQDRCARELANSFIPS; this is encoded by the coding sequence ATGCAGCAAATCACGATTCTGGGTTCGACCGGTTCAGTCGGCGTTTCAACCCTTGATGTTATTGCGCGTCATCCTGATCGCTATTCGGTCTATGCCCTGACTGCGCAAAGCAAGGTCGAAGAGCTGGCGCAGCAATGCGCCCGTTTCAAACCGCAAGTCGCGGTGGTCGGCTCGGCTGAAGCGGCAAAGAAATTGCAGGTATTACTGGATGCGCAAGGCCTGCACACGCAGGTCGGGTACGGCGAAGCGGCCTTGTGTGCGGTGGCCAGCGCGCCGGAATGCGATAGTGTGATGGCGGCGATTGTCGGTGCTGCCGGCCTGGCTCCTACGCTGGCGGCGGCACGATCCGGCAAACGGGTGCTGTTGGCGAACAAGGAAGCGCTGGTGATGTCAGGCCCCTTGCTGATGGAAGCAGTGGCCGCCAGCGGCGCGATCCTGATGCCGATCGATAGCGAACACAATGCCATTTTCCAGTGCATGCCAGCCACTTGCCAGCGTACGCCGCTGGCGCATGGCGTGGAAAAAATCCTGTTGACCGCATCCGGCGGCCCATTCCTTAAACGTGACGTCAATACCCTGGACCAGGTGAGCTGGCAGGAAGCCGTTGCCCATCCGAAATGGGTGATGGGACGCAAGATTTCGGTCGATTCCGCCACCATGATGAACAAGGGGCTGGAAGTCATAGAAGCGCACTGGCTGTTCGATCTGCCGGCGGAGCGGATCGAGGTCGTGATCCACCCGCAAAGCGTGGTGCATTCGATGGTGTCGTACGTCGATGGTTCGGTGCTGGCGCAGCTTGGCAATCCGGATATGCGTACCCCGATTGCCCATGCGCTGGCTTACCCGGAACGCATCAGTTCCGGCGTGCCACCTATCGATTTGATTCAAATTGCGCAACTTAGCTTCGAAAGGCCGGATTTCTTAAGATTTCCCTGCCTGAAACTGGCGTATGATGCTTTGCAGGCAGGGGGTTCCGCACCTGCGATTATGAACGCCGCGAATGAAATTGCCGTGCAGGCATTTCTCGACAGCCGTATCGGTTTCCGTGCAATAGACCAGTTGATTGCGCGTGTAATGGATGTGATGCCGTCGGTGGCGATTACCGATATCGAATCGGTCTTTGCGCAAGATCGTTGCGCCCGTGAATTAGCCAACTCGTTTATACCATCATGA
- the frr gene encoding ribosome recycling factor, whose translation MTVADAKKTADQKMQKSIETLKADLAKVRTGRAHTGILDHVMVEYYGNPTNLSQVANVTLIDARTIGVQPFEKKMVAVVEKAIREADLGLNPATQGELIRVPTPPLTEERRKEMVKLVKSEAEDAKIAVRNIRRDANESLKKLVKEKACSEDEERRAQDEIQKLTDKFVIEIDKLVVEKEKEVLTV comes from the coding sequence ATGACTGTTGCAGATGCAAAGAAGACAGCCGATCAAAAGATGCAGAAGTCGATAGAGACTCTGAAGGCTGATCTGGCAAAAGTACGTACCGGCCGTGCACATACCGGCATACTCGACCATGTCATGGTTGAGTACTACGGCAATCCAACCAATTTGAGCCAGGTCGCCAACGTGACACTGATCGACGCGCGTACCATCGGCGTACAACCGTTTGAAAAGAAAATGGTTGCCGTCGTCGAGAAGGCTATCCGTGAAGCTGATCTCGGTTTGAATCCTGCCACCCAGGGTGAATTGATCCGCGTACCGACCCCGCCATTGACCGAAGAACGCCGCAAGGAAATGGTCAAACTGGTCAAGAGCGAAGCGGAAGATGCAAAAATTGCCGTGCGCAATATCCGCCGCGACGCGAACGAATCGTTGAAAAAACTGGTCAAGGAAAAAGCCTGCTCGGAAGATGAAGAGCGTCGCGCGCAGGATGAAATCCAGAAGCTGACCGATAAATTCGTGATCGAAATCGATAAATTGGTCGTGGAAAAAGAAAAAGAAGTGTTGACGGTTTGA
- a CDS encoding OmpH family outer membrane protein: protein MAVVVAGLCFVSVVQAQETRIGFISTERVFREAAPYKAAQVKLEQEFAKRQKELQDLANRLKNLADKFDKDAPVLSDSDRVKRQRELADVDKDFQRTQREFKEDLNQRRNEETASAIERTNKVIKQIAEAEKYDIVLQEAAYVSPRIDITDKVIKALGK, encoded by the coding sequence GTGGCAGTCGTTGTCGCGGGATTGTGTTTTGTTTCCGTGGTGCAAGCGCAGGAAACCCGGATCGGCTTTATCAGCACAGAGCGCGTGTTCCGCGAAGCGGCACCGTACAAGGCGGCCCAGGTCAAGCTGGAGCAGGAATTTGCCAAGCGGCAAAAAGAACTGCAGGATCTGGCGAATCGCCTGAAAAACCTGGCCGATAAGTTCGACAAGGATGCGCCGGTATTGTCAGATTCGGATCGTGTCAAACGTCAGCGTGAGCTGGCTGATGTCGACAAGGATTTCCAGCGTACGCAACGTGAATTCAAGGAAGACTTGAACCAGCGTCGTAATGAAGAAACCGCGAGCGCGATTGAGCGTACCAACAAAGTCATCAAACAAATCGCTGAAGCTGAGAAATACGATATCGTGTTGCAGGAAGCGGCTTACGTTAGTCCGCGTATCGACATCACCGATAAAGTAATCAAAGCGCTGGGCAAATAA
- the uppS gene encoding polyprenyl diphosphate synthase, with protein sequence MTSPSSTLVVPEVSLVPRHIAIIMDGNGRWATKRFMPRVAGHVKGVEAVRGIVEACARQGVEYVTFFAFSSENWRRPEDEVSLLMRLFVTALEREVSKMHANGIRLKIVGDLSRFDDKLQKMISAAERKTAGNTRLTVTICANYGGRWDIMQAVNQMLAANPGSSNFSEEQLAPYLSLAYAPEPDLFIRTGGEERISNFLLWQLAYTELYFTDTYWPDFDAAALELAIASYQQRERRFGRTSAQLAEQSPVAKC encoded by the coding sequence ATGACGTCGCCTAGCTCAACCCTGGTAGTGCCGGAAGTCTCGCTGGTGCCGCGTCATATTGCCATCATCATGGATGGCAACGGGCGCTGGGCCACCAAGCGTTTCATGCCACGCGTAGCCGGCCATGTCAAAGGCGTGGAAGCAGTGCGTGGCATCGTCGAAGCTTGCGCCCGCCAGGGTGTCGAATATGTGACTTTCTTTGCTTTCAGCTCGGAAAACTGGCGCCGTCCGGAAGATGAAGTGTCGCTGCTGATGCGCCTGTTCGTTACTGCGCTGGAACGCGAAGTATCGAAGATGCACGCGAATGGCATACGCCTGAAGATAGTCGGCGACCTCAGTCGTTTCGACGACAAGTTGCAGAAAATGATTTCTGCCGCCGAACGCAAGACGGCCGGCAATACGCGCCTGACGGTGACCATCTGCGCCAACTATGGCGGCCGCTGGGACATCATGCAGGCGGTCAATCAAATGCTGGCGGCCAATCCTGGCAGCAGTAATTTCAGCGAAGAACAGCTGGCGCCTTATCTGTCGCTGGCTTATGCACCTGAGCCTGACCTTTTCATCCGCACCGGCGGGGAAGAGCGCATTTCCAATTTCCTGTTGTGGCAACTGGCTTACACAGAGCTGTATTTCACCGATACTTACTGGCCGGATTTTGACGCGGCTGCATTGGAGTTGGCTATCGCTTCCTATCAGCAACGCGAACGACGTTTCGGTCGTACCAGCGCACAATTGGCCGAGCAATCGCCGGTGGCCAAATGTTAA
- the bamA gene encoding outer membrane protein assembly factor BamA, which translates to MKFNSESYSLPVFPRRLIAIAAFALCSGYAHAADPFTVKDIRVEGIQRTEAGTVFSYLPVRVGETFTDDKGAAAIKALYATGFFKDVRIEVEGDVLVVFVEERPAIASVEFTGTKEFEKDQLTKALKEIGVGESRIFDKALVDRAEQELKRQYLSRGLYGVQITTTVTPLERNRVAVTFAVDEGDVSRIKNINIIGNKAFSEKELISLLTLRTPGWFTWYSKADQYSKQKLAGDIEALKSFYLNRGYIEMQIESTQVSITPDKKDIFITINIKEGEKFTVSDIKLEGEMLGREAELTSLLQLKKGDVFSGEKLTASTKNISDRLGNFGYAFANVNANPQIDREKKEVAFTVMIDPGKRVYVRNINISGNTKTRDEVIRREMRQFENSWYDGEKIKLSRDRIDRLDYFNDVTVETPDVVGKTDQVDVNIGVTEKPTGNIMLGAGFSSADKLSLSGGVNQANAFGSGNTVGVNVNTSRLNRTIALSSTNPYFTDDGISRSYEVFLRTTRPPTINTGDYRIRTMGANIKFGVPFTEYDTVFFGAGVEQTEVQTYTGLTNYNDSPDVYKRYVDSINGVTNPGDPNSAFQTGQHDASASAIPLTAAWQRDNRDSALVPTRGRYQRANFEISPAGDSNYYRATYQTQYFQPLFNGSTTLALNGEVNYGKALGGKVYPIFKNFYGGGIGSVRGYESSSLGPKALNGDPLGGSARLIFNAELQMPFPGSGLDRSLRWFTFFDAGNVYADGFGGGGGLKTSVGIGLSWVSPIGPLKLSFGKPLNAVSEGTPQERDRTQAFQFQLGTGF; encoded by the coding sequence ATGAAATTTAATTCAGAGTCTTACTCCTTGCCGGTCTTTCCCCGTCGCCTTATTGCCATTGCCGCCTTTGCCCTCTGCTCAGGCTATGCGCATGCGGCTGACCCTTTCACGGTCAAGGACATACGCGTCGAAGGTATTCAACGTACCGAAGCCGGCACGGTTTTCAGCTACCTGCCGGTACGCGTAGGCGAGACTTTTACCGACGACAAGGGTGCGGCAGCGATCAAGGCACTGTATGCGACCGGTTTCTTCAAGGATGTGCGGATTGAAGTAGAAGGTGATGTGCTGGTGGTTTTTGTTGAAGAACGTCCGGCGATTGCCAGTGTCGAATTCACGGGCACCAAGGAATTTGAAAAAGACCAGCTGACCAAGGCACTTAAAGAAATCGGCGTTGGCGAATCACGTATTTTTGATAAGGCACTGGTGGATCGCGCCGAGCAGGAATTGAAACGTCAATACCTGTCGCGTGGCCTGTACGGCGTACAGATTACGACCACCGTGACACCGTTGGAACGTAATCGCGTAGCGGTTACCTTCGCCGTGGATGAAGGCGATGTATCACGAATCAAGAATATCAATATCATCGGCAACAAGGCTTTTAGCGAAAAAGAATTGATCAGTTTGCTGACCCTGCGTACCCCGGGCTGGTTTACCTGGTATTCGAAAGCAGATCAGTATTCGAAACAGAAGCTGGCAGGCGATATTGAAGCGCTGAAGTCTTTCTACCTGAATCGTGGTTATATCGAGATGCAAATCGAATCGACCCAGGTTTCGATTACACCGGACAAGAAAGATATTTTCATCACCATCAATATCAAGGAAGGTGAGAAATTCACTGTTTCCGATATCAAGCTGGAAGGTGAAATGCTGGGCCGTGAAGCGGAACTGACTTCGCTGCTGCAACTGAAAAAAGGTGATGTTTTCTCCGGCGAGAAGCTGACGGCCAGCACCAAAAATATTTCGGATCGCCTGGGTAACTTCGGTTATGCCTTCGCGAACGTGAATGCCAATCCACAGATAGACCGCGAGAAAAAGGAAGTCGCTTTCACCGTGATGATCGATCCGGGCAAACGTGTTTATGTACGTAACATCAATATCAGCGGCAATACCAAGACGCGTGATGAAGTCATCCGTCGTGAAATGCGCCAGTTTGAAAATTCCTGGTATGACGGTGAAAAAATCAAGCTGTCACGCGACCGTATTGACCGCCTCGATTACTTCAACGACGTAACGGTGGAAACCCCGGATGTGGTTGGTAAAACCGACCAGGTTGATGTCAATATCGGCGTGACAGAAAAACCGACCGGTAACATCATGTTGGGTGCCGGTTTCTCCAGTGCTGATAAATTGTCCTTGAGCGGCGGTGTGAACCAGGCGAATGCCTTTGGTAGCGGCAACACGGTCGGCGTCAACGTTAATACCAGCCGTTTGAATCGTACGATTGCACTGTCCAGTACCAATCCTTATTTCACCGATGACGGTATCAGTCGCAGCTACGAAGTGTTCCTGCGTACGACCCGTCCACCTACCATCAATACCGGTGATTATCGTATTCGTACCATGGGTGCAAACATCAAATTTGGTGTGCCATTTACCGAATATGACACCGTATTCTTTGGTGCCGGTGTTGAACAAACTGAAGTGCAGACCTACACTGGCTTAACCAATTACAACGATAGTCCAGACGTTTACAAACGTTATGTCGATAGTATTAATGGCGTAACAAATCCTGGTGACCCTAATAGCGCATTCCAGACCGGGCAGCATGATGCGTCTGCGTCAGCTATACCGCTGACTGCTGCATGGCAAAGGGATAATCGTGATAGTGCTTTGGTGCCAACCAGAGGGCGTTATCAACGTGCTAACTTTGAAATTTCTCCTGCCGGTGACTCGAACTATTATCGTGCAACCTATCAGACGCAGTACTTCCAACCCTTATTTAATGGCAGCACGACGCTTGCATTAAATGGCGAGGTCAACTACGGTAAAGCACTGGGTGGTAAAGTCTACCCAATTTTCAAGAATTTCTATGGTGGTGGTATCGGTTCGGTGCGTGGTTATGAAAGTTCGTCTCTCGGACCCAAGGCTCTCAATGGCGATCCGCTTGGTGGTTCGGCGCGCTTGATTTTTAATGCGGAATTGCAAATGCCATTCCCGGGTTCAGGCCTGGATCGTAGCTTGCGCTGGTTTACCTTCTTTGATGCAGGTAATGTGTATGCAGACGGATTTGGCGGTGGCGGCGGCTTGAAAACCTCGGTCGGTATTGGTTTGAGCTGGGTATCGCCTATCGGTCCACTCAAGCTGAGCTTTGGTAAGCCATTGAATGCTGTGAGTGAGGGGACGCCGCAAGAGCGTGACCGCACACAGGCATTCCAATTCCAGTTGGGTACAGGTTTCTGA
- a CDS encoding phosphatidate cytidylyltransferase, protein MLKTRIVTAVVLLAVLLLVIYSGSFIAFAVLTVAFFTAAAWECLRLFGNKNPIVGAVLWTAAFAWLIYSGSFKQSVFLAAMCVAIWALRLTPSLALGLPVMSGLANRLLTGIYGIAILGAFIALLVLYNHSALYMFSIMAIVWIADIGAYFSGKAFGKRKLAPSISPGKSWEGAIGGGILVLLAAAASIVVPALADTFAVRLYLQWGWPGFLAVLILMVAASIVGDLFESQLKRRAGMKDSSSLLPGHGGVLDRIDALIPTLPLAALITYWM, encoded by the coding sequence ATGTTAAAAACACGCATCGTCACTGCAGTAGTTTTACTGGCAGTGCTGCTGTTGGTGATCTATTCCGGTTCCTTTATTGCATTTGCTGTGTTGACGGTCGCTTTTTTCACGGCCGCCGCCTGGGAATGCCTGCGCCTGTTCGGCAACAAGAATCCCATCGTCGGTGCCGTGCTGTGGACTGCTGCGTTTGCGTGGCTGATTTACAGCGGCAGCTTCAAGCAAAGCGTCTTCCTGGCGGCCATGTGCGTCGCAATCTGGGCCTTGCGCCTGACGCCTTCGCTGGCCCTCGGCCTGCCCGTCATGAGCGGCCTTGCCAACCGTTTGTTGACCGGTATTTACGGCATCGCCATCCTCGGCGCCTTCATTGCCTTGCTGGTTCTCTACAATCATTCCGCGCTGTATATGTTTTCGATCATGGCGATCGTCTGGATTGCCGATATCGGCGCCTACTTTAGCGGTAAGGCGTTCGGCAAGCGCAAGCTGGCGCCTTCGATTTCTCCCGGCAAGTCCTGGGAAGGTGCGATTGGCGGCGGCATCCTGGTCTTGCTGGCTGCGGCTGCCAGCATTGTGGTGCCGGCGCTGGCCGATACCTTTGCCGTGCGGCTTTACCTGCAATGGGGCTGGCCGGGCTTCCTGGCGGTGCTGATCCTGATGGTTGCTGCCAGTATCGTCGGTGACCTGTTCGAATCACAACTCAAGCGCCGCGCCGGTATGAAAGACAGCAGCAGCCTGTTGCCAGGCCACGGCGGTGTGCTGGACCGGATCGATGCCTTGATCCCGACCTTGCCGCTGGCTGCGCTAATCACTTATTGGATGTAA
- the rseP gene encoding RIP metalloprotease RseP: MMLLQTILAFAVVLGVLVIVHELGHYLVARWCGVKVLRFSVGMGKVIYSRRFGADQTEWAVSVLPLGGYVKMLDARDDDLGDISPADMKREFTRQSVWRRIAIVAAGPLANFLLAILVFAGLYSYGIPEPAPKLRAPAEKSVAYEAGLRGNELVTSVNGEPVQIWNDLRWQMVQSVINKQPVRLEVERPVPGSPDAKNIQTVTLPVDSISANELEGDFLGKLGIDLARPPAILGQVVADGPAMKAGLQQGDRVVSVNGATIADGLSLVELVRASPGKVLNVDVLRNGQPVSLRVVPEEVNADGQVFGRIKVEVPMAPDMVVAHHSLFAALLKGVQKTWDTSVLTIKMVGKMIIGEVSWKNVTGPITIADYAGQTARIGLISYLSFIAFVSISLGVMNLLPIPVLDGGLLLYYAVEVLTGRPVSERFGAIAQRAGIGILMTLMLVAVFNDINRLIS, from the coding sequence ATGATGCTGCTGCAAACCATACTCGCATTTGCCGTTGTACTCGGTGTACTGGTGATTGTGCACGAGCTCGGTCATTATCTGGTGGCGCGCTGGTGCGGCGTCAAGGTTTTGCGCTTTTCGGTGGGCATGGGCAAAGTTATTTATTCGCGTCGCTTCGGCGCTGACCAGACCGAATGGGCAGTGTCGGTCTTGCCGCTGGGTGGTTACGTCAAGATGCTGGATGCACGCGACGATGACCTCGGCGATATTTCACCGGCCGATATGAAGCGCGAATTCACACGCCAATCGGTGTGGCGCAGGATTGCGATTGTGGCAGCCGGTCCATTGGCCAATTTCCTGCTGGCGATCCTGGTATTTGCCGGATTGTATAGCTATGGCATCCCGGAACCTGCGCCTAAATTACGTGCCCCAGCCGAAAAATCAGTTGCATATGAAGCCGGCTTGCGCGGCAACGAACTGGTTACTTCCGTCAACGGCGAGCCAGTACAAATCTGGAATGATCTACGTTGGCAGATGGTGCAGTCCGTCATCAACAAGCAGCCGGTCAGGCTGGAAGTCGAACGACCGGTGCCAGGTTCGCCGGATGCAAAAAACATCCAGACCGTGACACTGCCGGTGGACAGCATTTCAGCGAATGAACTGGAAGGCGACTTCCTCGGCAAGCTGGGCATAGACCTGGCACGGCCACCGGCGATCCTGGGCCAGGTGGTCGCTGACGGACCGGCAATGAAAGCCGGCTTGCAGCAAGGTGACCGGGTCGTCAGCGTTAATGGCGCAACCATAGCCGATGGCTTGTCCCTGGTCGAGCTGGTACGGGCGTCGCCGGGGAAGGTGCTGAACGTCGATGTGCTGCGCAATGGCCAGCCCGTCAGCTTGCGCGTGGTGCCGGAAGAAGTGAATGCCGACGGCCAGGTGTTTGGACGCATCAAGGTTGAGGTGCCGATGGCACCGGACATGGTAGTGGCCCATCATTCGCTATTTGCAGCCTTGCTGAAGGGCGTCCAAAAGACCTGGGATACCAGCGTTTTGACGATCAAAATGGTCGGCAAGATGATTATCGGTGAAGTCTCGTGGAAAAACGTGACGGGACCGATTACGATTGCCGATTACGCAGGGCAAACCGCGCGCATCGGTTTGATCAGTTATTTGAGCTTTATCGCCTTTGTCAGCATCAGTCTGGGAGTGATGAATCTGCTACCTATCCCAGTGTTGGATGGGGGGCTTTTGCTGTATTATGCTGTGGAAGTTTTAACAGGTCGTCCGGTCTCCGAACGCTTCGGTGCAATTGCACAGCGCGCCGGTATAGGAATATTGATGACCTTGATGCTGGTAGCAGTCTTTAACGATATTAACCGCCTGATTTCCTGA